The Linepithema humile isolate Giens D197 chromosome 7, Lhum_UNIL_v1.0, whole genome shotgun sequence genome has a window encoding:
- the Zasp67 gene encoding uncharacterized protein Zasp67 isoform X1, producing MAISIKFTKFDNTPWGFRLAGGSDFPQPLTVIRVTEGSLAECMGLKIGDVIVRLNDQPISSLTHGQAHEELMHAGNNFILAIQREEETRKAAEAISEENIVPYKIALADLPPVFPEEILKEETVIERYEEEKTVDEHTAPLSAEEELRREEEKLAEEKPVDANSEIVPNKNLTDDEIAQLILEEEELLSDQGLLGVNFKKLRPRAPILKDSKVLEELQNIATAEPERVQELKRTSTFLQKPQRPVPKLKCEQKVEEDDCETYKVVIKKQDKKTVIARLVEKGLLPPGSEATLARTPEPPELSEVKMHETENSLEADRSPVVSDLNSSCSTIPLHSADDLPPSEFDSNGIHPAEDQSMRCATTYKCKPKLKPGHYQRCSSAGKYNEVRARLPIKGHYLENVLRGYARSCIARDRQIDDQFDEFAMSQSGSAHFKKHGLPSGITTKRTSRCARAHYVERILLRNVSAVARQLRLKSKTTRVVASRTKRARTKGRYLATYLRRESTRLMSLMTTLFQFLLQRPDVPESANMLEARKRRMSFKGRYLEQVLQKNVTPVLQCVKETCLVNDEKTIGERKNGPKSTRTKGRYMEKYLYKQNLRLRFALTNLLDHAKSSLDNLLVVATSSKAKRAMRGRYFERVVRRNLEILELFVEYVRSGISKWLKENPSCTSRTEFPIIAVSASDLIADNAVLNKQKNDEEFYDAIISDWYEDSPSCPLQKESPVIANAENLISNEEETDENDSNVAKCTDNSVLSEEADKISNSSKPTDTILEEEDNFSKFLQSTENYISAEVFHRGSRRLSKSRKSIDILPKEDDDGFSKFLQSAEDYVSTEVFHRGSRRLSKSRKSIDILPKEDDGDFSKFLQSAEDYVSAEVFHRGSRRLSKSRKSIDILPKEDDGDFSKFLQSAENYVSAEVFHRGSRRLSKSRKSIDILPKEDDGDFSKFLQSAEDYVSAEVFHRGSRRLSKSYKDAGQEQGALSNILRSTGDYVSSEIFHRKSRRLSISSRKESVSLVTPTSGKSMYFNLPWFSFKVSENSTEYSGGCEEKIDSEIERDSRRLSFVPTILYQGVTNCIGVDFTRLVAYAFVPCTSIILLYMYK from the exons ATGGCAATCagcataaaatttacaaaattcgaCAATACACCATGGGGCTTTCGACTAGCAGGTGGCAGCGATTTTCCGCAGCCGCTAACTGTTATCAGA GTCACGGAGGGCAGTCTGGCCGAGTGCATGGGTTTAAAAATCGGTGATGTCATAGTAAGATTAAACGATCAGCCTATTAGCAGTTTGACACACGGGCAAGCGCACGAAGAGCTAATGCATGCTGGCAATAACTTCATTCTAGCTATACAAAG AGAGGAGGAGACACGAAAGGCTGCCGAGGCGATATCGGAAGAGAACATCGTCCCATATAAGATCGCC CTTGCAGATCTACCACCAGTCTTCCCAGAAGAGATCTTGAAGGAGGAGACAGTGATCGAGCGGTACGAGGAAGAGAAGACCGTTGACGAGCATACAGCGCCGTTGTCCGCCGAAGAAGAGCTCAGGCGAGAGGAGGAGAAGCTCGCGGAAGAGAAACCGGTGGACGCTAACAGCGAGATCGTGCCCAACAAAAATCTCACGGATGACGAGATCGCGCAGCTGATTCTCGAGGAGGAGGAACTCTTGTCCGACCAGGGATTATTGGG AGTGAACTTCAAAAAGCTGCGACCGCGAGCTCCGATCTTGAAAGATTCGAAGGTCTTGGAGGAGCTGCAGAACATCGCGACAGCCGAGCCCGAGCGGGTGCAGGAGTTAAAGCGCACATCCACCTTCCTGCAGAAGCCGCAGCGACCGGTGCCGAAGTTGAAGTGCGAGCAGAAGGTCGAAGAAGACGACTGCGAGACGTACAAGGTCGTGATTAAGAAGCAGGACAAGAAGACGGTGATCGCGCGCCTCGTAGAGAAAGGTTTGCTGCCGCCAGGATCGGAGGCGACCCTCGCCAGGACACCGGAACCGCCGGAGTTATCCGAGGTAAAGATGCATGAAACGGAGAACAGCCTCGAGGCAGATCGTTCCCCCGTCGTGTCCGACCTAAATTCCTCGTGTTCGACCATCCCCCTTCATAGTGCCGATGACTTACCCCCGTCGGAGTTCGATTCGAACGGGATTCACCCCGCCGAGGATCAATCGATGCGTTGCGCAACGACGTACAAATGCAAGCCGAAGCTCAAACCGGGTCATTATCAAAGGTGCAGTTCCGCTGGCAAGTATAACGAGGTCAGAGCTAGACTGCCTATTAAAGGCCACTACCTGGAGAACGTCCTTCGCGGCTACGCTCGCTCCTGCATTGCCCGCGATCGACAAATCGACGATCAGTTCGATGAGTTCGCGATGAGTCAGTCGGGAAGCGCTCACTTCAAGAAGCACGGTTTACCAAGCGGAATCACCACGAAAAGAACGAGCAGATGCGCGCGAGCGCACTACGTGGAGAGGATTCTCCTTCGGAACGTCAGCGCCGTCGCTCGTCAGCTGCGTTTAAAGTCGAAGACGACTCGCGTCGTTGCCTCTAGAACGAAGCGCGCCAGGACAAAGGGGAGATATTTGGCAACGTATCTGAGACGCGAGAGCACCCGGTTGATGTCCTTGATGACGACATTGTTCCAGTTTTTGCTGCAGAGACCAGATGTTCCCGAGTCGGCGAATATGCTGGAGGCACGCAAGAGACGTATGAGTTTCAAGGGCCGTTATCTCGAGCAAGTTCTCCAGAAGAATGTCACTCCTGTTCTCCAATGCGTCAAGGAGACGTGCCTTGTCAATGATGAGAAGACGATCGGAGAGAGGAAGAACGGGCCGAAATCCACGAGGACGAAGGGACGTTACATGGAGAAATATCTGTATAAACAGAACCTTCGTCTGAGATTCGCGCTGACGAATCTTCTCGATCACGCGAAGAGCAGTCTCGATAATCTCCTCGTCGTCGCCACGTCGTCGAAGGCGAAGCGTGCAATGAGAGGTCGATACTTCGAGCGGGTTGTTCGCAGAAATCTCGAGATCCTCGAGCTATTCGTAGAATACGTTCGCTCCGGGATCTCCAAATGGCTCAAAGAGAATCCATCGTGCACATCGCGAACGGAATTTCCCATCATCGCTGTCAGTGCTTCTGATCTCATTGCCGATAATGCAGTTCTAAATAAGCAGAAGAATGATGAAGAGTTTTACGATGCAATCATCTCCGACTGGTATGAAGACAGTCCATCGTGCCCATTGCAAAAAGAGTCTCCTGTCATAGCTAACGCCGAGAATTTAATCTCGAACGAAGAAGAAACTGACGAAAATGATAGTAATGTTGCCAAATGTACAGACAATTCAGTTTTATCTGAAGAAGCCGATAAGATCTCCAACTCATCTAAACCCACAGACACGATTCTGGAGGAAGAAGAcaatttctcgaaatttttaCAGTCGACTGAGAATTACATTTCCGCTGAGGTTTTCCATCGCGGCAGCAGAAGGCTCTCAAAATCGCGCAAATCCATAGATATCCTTCCCAAAGAAGACGATGACggtttttcgaaatttctgCAATCTGCTGAGGATTATGTATCAACCGAGGTTTTCCATCGCGGCAGCAGAAGACTCTCAAAATCGCGCAAATCCATCGATATCCTTCCCAAAGAAGACGATGgcgatttttcgaaatttctgCAATCTGCTGAGGATTACGTGTCCGCCGAGGTTTTCCATCGCGGCAGCAGAAGACTCTCAAAATCGCGCAAATCCATCGATATCCTTCCCAAAGAAGACGATGgcgatttttcgaaatttctgCAATCTGCTGAGAATTACGTGTCCGCCGAGGTTTTCCATCGCGGCAGCAGAAGACTCTCAAAATCGCGCAAATCCATCGATATCCTTCCCAAAGAAGACGATGgcgatttttcgaaatttctgCAATCTGCTGAGGATTACGTGTCCGCCGAGGTTTTCCATCGCGGTAGCAGAAGGCTTTCAAAATCGTACAAAGACGCGGGGCAGGAACAGGGTGCTCTGTCGAATATCCTTCGCTCGACCGGCGATTACGTTTCCAGCGAGATATTCCATCGCAAAAGCAGAAGATTGTCAATATCATCCAGAAAGGAATCAGTCTCCCTCGTGACTCCCACCTCGGGGAAGAGCATGTATTTCAATTTACCTTGGTTTTCGTTCAAAGTCAGTGAGAATAGCACGGAATACAGCGGAGGCTGCGAAGAGAAGATCGATTCCGAGATCGAACGCGACAGTCGGCGATTATCGTTCGTGCCGACGATTCTCTATCAAGGTGTCACGAATTGCATCGGCGTCGATTTCACGAGGCTGGTGGCTTACGCGTTTGTACCTTGCACGTCGATCATCCTTCTATACATgtacaaataa